A DNA window from uncultured Methanoregula sp. contains the following coding sequences:
- a CDS encoding DUF2150 family protein, giving the protein MAKKATKKIEEEPLKLFYIFYNQERWDNWLKTLSESSFEVDPKSEELPEGFRILDGFAVDITISVLKIVKLYQNKRFTMDETLDKLAQVEAIVMSAPPEGELGELVQILQLPKVALFAGCRKYIAGEFDKDIKTLVKKGRDQIEKDMELALECAANIGASVIDGAACCGKYVKDDLENPTLFDEWLIECERMNEGMTSLKNFDESTGDDD; this is encoded by the coding sequence ATGGCGAAAAAGGCGACAAAGAAAATCGAAGAAGAGCCGCTCAAGTTGTTCTACATCTTCTATAACCAGGAGCGGTGGGACAACTGGCTCAAGACGCTCTCGGAATCAAGTTTTGAGGTAGACCCAAAGAGCGAGGAACTGCCCGAAGGCTTCCGGATCCTGGACGGATTTGCTGTAGACATCACCATCTCGGTTCTGAAGATCGTCAAGCTCTACCAGAACAAGCGGTTCACTATGGATGAGACCCTCGACAAACTTGCCCAGGTCGAGGCTATCGTCATGTCCGCTCCTCCCGAAGGAGAACTTGGAGAGCTGGTACAGATCCTCCAGCTGCCAAAAGTTGCCCTCTTTGCCGGGTGCCGCAAATATATTGCCGGCGAATTTGACAAGGATATCAAGACGCTTGTCAAGAAAGGCCGCGACCAGATCGAGAAGGATATGGAACTTGCCCTTGAATGCGCTGCAAATATCGGGGCCAGCGTTATTGACGGTGCAGCCTGCTGCGGCAAATATGTCAAGGACGATCTCGAGAACCCTACCCTCTTCGATGAATGGCTTATCGAATGCGAGCGCATGAACGAAGGTATGACCTCGCTCAAGAATTTCGATGAATCTACCGGTGACGACGATTGA